ATTCCAATTGGGATCATCTCCATGTTACTTGCGAGATTACCCCCTGAGAAAACTTTGTCAATATAAGTTTCACCTCAGCCCTGAGACATCTTCTGATGTCTTCAAAGAAGGGATGACAGAAGACTATAGACTAAGACTATAGACCACTGTttccaatattgtttttaaaaaaaggtagTTCCATATAGTGTGGTATATTGCTAAGTGAATGTAGACCATCAGCAACATAGTGACACATGTATATATTCCATCCACTATAAATCCTATGCATCCTTTATCTTAATTCTAATTTGCAGCCAATAGAGCATCCTTTATTATGCCCCTCAAATTATTATGCAAAGTTCTGAACCACACTGGTTTACTAATATAAGCTTTAATGTTATTGACCAAATCCTATTAACATTCTACAGTAGTTACCACTCTAGAGAGACTGtaactgaataaatatattttgcttaatTGTGCCTTGTATAGATGGTGTATATGCTAAACATAGTTTTATGTTTCAATTCTGCGCAAGCTATGAGCAAATTCAAGGTGTGTGTTCTGCCTCTTTGCCAGTTGTCTGATATATTTTTGGTCATCCCTTGCAACTAAACCACATTTATAAGATATTATATTGTAACATGTTCATCACATTTTAATACGATTGACAACAAAGGTCTATAAAGAGACAAATGCATTATGGGAAAGAGAGGGCAAATAATGGAATAACAGTAAATGGTGATATATACAAGCAGACTTACGTGCAGTAATAGAAACAAGGTAAAGTTCATGCCTAAGATTTGACATGCacataaataaaagtgaaaaaaacaataaatctaGTTGTAAATATAGTGAGTTTAAAGCTTATGGGGCAAAACAAAATTTTAGTcctgtttcatttatttatgaatcatttGTTATGAAAGAGAGCATTATTTTTTGAAAAGGTATATTATTATAGATTGGGTTCCTGCACCATTACACTATTTTATCAATTAGACACAGAAAAGGACATTTGCAGTTCACAAAATGGCAGAAGTGCGTGTAAAATCCTGTTTGGTGATGTCACAGGTCTCGGTTTGTGCAGGTACAGCTAGATCTCCGCCAAGCTGCACAGTTTTGCAGAGGAAGATGGAGGCATTAGCAGAGATGCTTGACCAATGTGAGGAGGGGGCGTTCTTTATTTAGTATATAGTAGGTGCACAGGTACTCTTAGCATTGCGGATTAGTAAAAATTCAGTAAGATTTCATTTTCCAGAGGGAGATTACTGAAACTAGATGAAGGAAAAAAAGTACTATTTATTGGGAGTGATTTCTTGCCTTGTAGAATGGTGCATAGCAATTTtcaaaaagcttcaaacactGAAATGCTACATGTAATTAAAACAACCCTAATTTTTCCTCATTCTACTGATTTATTTGAGCTGTAattgtggctgaactgagcagtCTTTTATGAGCAAACCATAAACATTTAAGTGACAGTGGTGGTTTTAAAGAGGTAGGATGTTAGACTTTAAAgtgacatttaggggtatatttactaaactgcgggtttgaaaaagtggagatgttgcctacagcaaccaatcagattctagctgtcactttgtagactgtactaaataaatgatagctagaatctgattgctatagttTGCTATAaccaacatctccagtttttcaaacttgccgtttagtaaatatactaccCCTTACACTTTTTCAAAATTCACATCTTTAGATATCTTTCCTGCCTGCAAACCTAGGCTCACTTCTAGTTAGCTGAGGTGTCTACAGAGACAGAAAGTAGGAGTGTCCTGAAGGACCTTATACATACATCAATGCCAAACCAAAATGATTAGCGGTCTGTATCCAATATTTCATAAATAGGGTCCAGAGAACCATTGGATTCCCTGGGATTACTTACAAATAGCATTAATTACATTTGGTTTGCTTGTCCATCATGGAAGCTAATTAAAGCCTTTTATGGAAACTTGGTGCATTCATCCTTAATGTAATATATTCATGCTGCATGCCTTCCAAGGAACAAGACATGATGTCATTCATCATTCCCAAAGTTTGCCTTGCTGATggacaaagttatttatttaaaatgactcAGGAAAGGCATGAATGTGATGCCTGAGAATGTACTGACATTTAATCCTGGCTcattacataacattttaaattcgAAGTTTCTGATGACCCTTGGAAGCATGTTGACAATCATGGAGTTCTACCAATATCATTATATCTGCCTGCCATCCTTACCCTCCAGTCTACCCAGtcccaatttttatttgtattcacCGTTACAGAGGCACCATGACTACCAACTCTCCTTTGCCTAGCCAAAAAAAAACCAGCAGCCCTCTATCACCTAACTTATATTGAACGGTTATGCAACCAAAAATTTACATGTGCTCTCTTTCCTTTCACAACCCCAGTAGTTCGCCATGGGGttctatacattttttaattatttttgtattttttgttataaTACTTTGTTTATGACTTTTGTGTTACAACTCTGTGGTcagagtggaaatttagaagttgcagtaggaaaaatgtaatgggaatgtaatagattggaatttgataggttgacaataaaggcagtaggagaagtggcggcatggccTAACAcggtatacacccccacttcagtCACTGTTACATAATCTATGTTTAATATGAACTATGTTTTATATCAGCTGTTATAAttgaaaagatttttaaaaaaatgtacattactCTGTTAGATTTGCATtgcatgcattttatatacacgTTTAGATAGTCTGTATGTACAGGCATGGGATCATTTATTCGGAAGTCCATTATccagaaagttaaaaaaacataaagaGGAAGTAAATGATTAGTTCTGTTTGGTAATAATATCCTACACAGATACATAAGAAAAAAGAGTCTGGCTGCGCTGACACTTATATTAGATAAATGCAAATGCTATCATAGAATCGTATAtaggaaaaaaaatggatttattatatatatctgCTGATATTGTACACAATATACCAGCTGGCATTATAACCTAAAATGCAGCTTAACtagatacatacatgtatattttcAACAGTTAGCTTTGAGCAATCATATCATTTATTATACCACGTAACTacttttttatctcttgcaccacgGAGAATAAATGGAGACAAACTGGCTTCATTACTGCTCTGTGTCTTTTACTACCCTCCTCAATCCACCTATTATAAACTGCCACTGCCCTCAACAGTCTGCCTTGATTTGTGATGTATAGTTACGTGTCCCATGTAAGGTCAAAGAAGTAACATTTCTACCTGCTGCTCTTCTATAACACTGCTGCATTTATGATTCTGCTATAAACATATTGTAAATCTTGCTAAACGGCCCCATTTGGCCTCCCTGGCTCTTTTGCTGTGGTACAAACTTTATGATTTTACCTTTTTTATCGTCTTCCCCATTTAGGTGAAGCTGTTTCAAAAATGAACAACTGTGTCAACAATTACGGGAATGATACTGTCCTGAGTTCCCAGGTTTCCCGCATCTCTGGTGTAATATTCCTGGGTCTGGCCGCCTCCTTGGGTTTACCCGGGAATGCTTTCATTATCTGGAGTGTCTTATGGAAAATGAAAGGCCGGGAGAAATCTGTGACATGCATTCTTATACTTAACTTGGCGTTGGCTGATGGGACAGTCCTTCTCCTCACTCCgttttttatactgtttttgaCCCAGCAGAACTGGATATTTGGCAGAGTTGTCTGTAAGGTGGCCTATTACCTCTGCTGCCTTAACATGTATGCAAGTATCTTTATTATTGCTTTAATGAGCATGGATCGGTTCTTAGCAGTCTTCCGTCCATATATGGCTCAGTCTCTCCGTAAAAGGGATGTCGTAACAAAAGTCCTCTTAGCTATATGGCTCCTAGCAAGTGCCTTGGCCATTCCAGCATTTGCCTTCAGAGAGGTGATTGAAAACCGAGAGATGAATGTCAAGATCTGTGAGCCTTGCCATGCCAGCCGCGGAGAGGCTATTTTCCACTACTCCTTTGAGACATTAGTGGCTTTCTTGCTTCCTTTTCCTATGGTATGTTTTAGCTATATGCTGGTCTTAATGAAGCTGAAATCAAGCCGGTTTGGACAAAAGTCACGGATCGAGAAATTgattgctgtcattttgttgacatTTGCTATCCTGTGGCTTCCCTACCATATAATCAATGCAATCCAGGTGACTGCCAATCTGACCTCTGGAAATATATCTGAGAAACTGGCAAAAGCTGCTAAAAAGAGCAGAGCTGGGGCTACGGCTTTAGCCTTCTTCAGTGCCTGCGTCAACCCTCTACTCTACGCCTTTGCGGCTTCAGACCTCTTTAGAGTATTTGGGGTCGGCTTTGTAGCAAAGCTACTGGAGGGGACAGTGGCAGAAATCCAAAAAAGGGTCAAATCCCAACGAGATCTTGTAAAGGGCCTTGTTAGGGTTGGGAGTCGGGGAGAATCAGTAGACCTTGAGGTTAGAAATGGAGTCAAATTAGGACCTTTGAATGGTGAACTGTAACCAGGTACATAACTAATGGACATGGAATAAATTACTCCATGAGACCTCTTAATAGAACTACAGTGCACAGACTTCCCACAAATTTTACCATAgacaaaataatgaataataataattcatcatAACAAAAAGAGTGAAATAATAC
The Mixophyes fleayi isolate aMixFle1 chromosome 1, aMixFle1.hap1, whole genome shotgun sequence DNA segment above includes these coding regions:
- the LOC142158334 gene encoding leukotriene B4 receptor 2-like, which encodes MNNCVNNYGNDTVLSSQVSRISGVIFLGLAASLGLPGNAFIIWSVLWKMKGREKSVTCILILNLALADGTVLLLTPFFILFLTQQNWIFGRVVCKVAYYLCCLNMYASIFIIALMSMDRFLAVFRPYMAQSLRKRDVVTKVLLAIWLLASALAIPAFAFREVIENREMNVKICEPCHASRGEAIFHYSFETLVAFLLPFPMVCFSYMLVLMKLKSSRFGQKSRIEKLIAVILLTFAILWLPYHIINAIQVTANLTSGNISEKLAKAAKKSRAGATALAFFSACVNPLLYAFAASDLFRVFGVGFVAKLLEGTVAEIQKRVKSQRDLVKGLVRVGSRGESVDLEVRNGVKLGPLNGEL